CAAGGGTTATAATGCCAATTCAAGAATATGTCTGCTCTGCATACAGAGACAAGGAAACGTGAAGACATTCATTCACAATGGataagaaaatatgttaaactCAAAGGAATAAAATGGTGTATCCTGCAGTTGGAGAATTCTCATATGAATATCATTTAATTACACAAGATGTCATACTGATTTTCAGCCACCAAAATAGCTAAAATGCATATATACATCAGTAGATTTTCCTGATCAAATCAGTGAGGGTAACAAATACAATACAATAAGTGCACCATCGCTTATGCTTTGTTTCTGCACTAAATTCTGTTGACAAAAAATATCCTATATAAATAGGCTTTAgcatatatatagatatatatacaCTTGCACTCATGATAAACTGTGAAATGTAATTGGCAAGATGGTAGGACTGTAGAATGGCAGGGCAATTCTCCTTTGGCAGAAAGGCCATTCTGATGAAGAATAGATGTAGCACCTGCCAAGGGAGAATCACACTGTTATTCTTCTCTACCTCTGAAATTGAAGCATACCTGGTACCCCTTCTGCTTGCTGTGCTGCAATATGCAGCACAAAGAGGCAATATAGTCTACATTATTCGcacattaaaaatggatattCGCTGAGAAATTGTTTTTTGGCATATGCTTTTGGATCATTCCTTGTGAAATTCTTCTGCTGTTGTGGCCACTGTGGTCCCCCATCATAAGCCTTCCTTTCCAAAAGACCTTGCAGGTATACAGACACTAGAAAATAAAGGACCAAGACACGTTACATTGTACAATTAGTTTGGTTTCCATTCACTTACGTTGAATTGTAAAAATTAGTAGTAGTTTACTTATTCAATTGGCAAGCTCAGCAGCTTGCTATAAATCCACCATGATGTCCCAACATTTCTGAGTAATTTATGCATGCAGAATGAGATTTAGAAGCAAAAGTTATCAATAATATATGCCTTGTGCTTCTGGTATGCAAACCTTTCTGCCTAAATTTATCCCTTCTTTTTCCCTAGGCTGTTCTTAGTTCGCTCTTCATTATAGAAAACCTAATTGAACCAGTGGAAATTGTATCTGTTTTCTTTAGGCCAGTTCATGGTTCAGTTTGAATCGCTGAAACTTTTTAAACAGCCCTAGTTTTCTTTATATATGTTAAGGGATTCATCTTTTGTCATCATTAGACTACACTGGAGGCCAGTGAACAGAAAGATGATAAAAGGACacttaagatatttaaatatCGTGTCTAATTTTTCACCATGAAATTAAGATACAGTTCACAGATAATGTCTGTTAGTGCTAATATTTAGCTTTATGATGTGTCGTGTTTCCTTCCTTAATACCGAAGGAGAGAAAGGAACCAATATGGTTTGTTTAATAAAGACATTAAGTCATCAAAGATGTGAAGAGTCTATAGACCCATCTTTTTCCTGCATCTTCTATTGTTGTCCCTATATTAATTCAATTCTCGGAGTGCTTACAGGATGAATGAAAATCTATGTATGTACttgttcttaaaaaaattactaaaatattccAATGATAAAGATTCTTATTATTTACTCTATCTCTAGAAGAATTGACTATTTCTTTTTCAAGCAACCACTGATGTGGGTCAATATACAAATATTAGTACAAAAGctaaattttgacataatatATGAACAATTCAATTATTGGATAAATATTAAGTTGAGTTGAGAAGTACCTGAGAGCCTAGAATGAGAATTTTGTTATGCGTGGCATTTATTTGATGGACAATGCCATGTGATGCTGTCTGTCGCCTTAAACTGTCAAGTCTACAAATAAATGTGGATATAGCTATGAGTGGAAGAAAGATTGTTTTTTGTTAGGAACAACATATGCCAAGTTAAATTTCGTGGAAGCACCACTATTTGGGACAGGAAATAAAAGTGGTTAAAGAATGGAGAAAGGGAAGAAGATCTACAGAAAAAAGTGAGAGAAGACATACACCTTTGAATCACCTTTCTCGGCAACCTTATTATGGTGGAAAATTTTACATGtacttttcttaatttctaGGCGAAATATCTGCAGAAACATAGTTCACATAGTAAAAGTGCAAGGCCTGAAACTAATTTATTAAGTCATGACAGAGTGTGCATTTCTGGGGTTTTATATCATCACTTACATACACACGTGTTGAGCCAGAAATTGTTGAGTGACTTCTTCATGTCCATTCATGTTACGAAGGGAAAACACTGCCAAACATAGGTCGTGCTCATATGAAGACTATATTACGATAACAATGTGAGGCACTTTCTAAGGAACTCTATTTTCAAGTTCTGCTTTTATTTTGGAATTCCTTCTAAGGAACTTTTCTTGTAGCACAGAAAAAGGAGAAGTTTCTTCGAGATCATGACCTATATTGTGTTCACTTGTACGTTTGAATTTAGTATTTTGGTATACCGTGCAGGATTGGTTTTTCGTATGCATTTTCCGCGGTTTTAAATTTGGTCTTTGCGATAAATATTTGAGTAATGAATTATTCAACGGTGAACTTTGAAGAATCCGCTCGAAGCAGTCAGCAATAGACAAATTCCAATAAAACAAAGTATGAACCAAGAAAATTGACAGAAGTATTACAAAAAGAATATTTAGTCTTGTGAATTTTTTGGTGAATATATAAAGTCATTGCATTGCAATTATTGTATTTTGTGTCTACCGATAAGtaaattgttaatatatatagtactatattttaagtaaatttttacttatatatgtaaataaaattaactaattactgattaaaaaatgtaatatcatttaattttattaatcataaatagaatatatttttaagtatgcTTTATTagaaatttacaacaaaataaattaataaataaatcaaatttcaattatatattgttatataaaatgaaaagaagttaaaatttatttatgtttacaaaaatatgaCCCATgttgttgattatttttttatgcagCATATTTAACTTTGTTTCAATCAATGAATTTGTAAAAATGGATGAAagtgaaatgaagaaaaattacaaaaaataatatataaaataataaaaaacaaaaatgagacAAGTATTTTgcaattaactttttttacataataaCGTAAAAAGCAcattaaaatgtaataaaatattaacaaaagaaTGAACTTCGTGAATAGAGAATCagtttttattacataaaatcgattttttatattttattatatttacgtgtatattatacttttatataaataattattatcaatttatgaatatttaagagaaagattatgagattttatagaatttgagagaaaaaaaatgtaagaattaGTAAATCGACAAtagatttaataaattaaaacatataaactagagttaaagtaaattttaaattagaaaatgaaatttatatttaaaaataaaaataaattgaaatttttatatatatatatatatatatatatatatatatatatatatattcaaagtaTTTAAACGTGCAAATGTTTAGTTTCGTAAATTTCAAGTTGAAATGCTCAATCAATAAaacagtttaaaaatatttattgattacACGTGTCTCTCTTTGAATTTGTTGTCCTTCCATTCTTCTGGGTTCAATATTTTATCTGTTTCATTCAACTACTTCActgcaaaatcaaaataattaagtcTGCAAAATGCAATAAAAGTGGTCACAGTGACTTGATCAGCTTAAGAAAAGTTGATTGAAGAGATTTGTCAGATATTGGAACCTCCCAACATTACCTATCTACGCTCTATTACTGATGTGGACCACAACAGtgatttcaaataataatgttaaaattatCTAAACTAACGTTGACAGTTGtcttttttaataatagaaactctcacacatacaaaaatattattatacaaatataataacaaaatatatgttcaaaagATTATCTATACATGTATTATTATACAGTTAATTCCCCCATGACGAATTCAGAACATGTCCAACTTTGAATATACATGTATAAAACAATTGTTAcggaatatatatatttccaaccgaatatatatatttatttacttaagcAATTGTTACGGAACTCTTCTCTTCCAAAGTGATCCTCTCTTTCATTGGCATATTGTTTATTAACCTAAAATTTCCCTTTTCATCATTTtagaatattataattaatagttataaattataatccagggtttaatttattatattatttaatgttcCAAAGTCATAAGATCCTAAGTCTTTTTCCAATCCAACAACCTTCTTCGGTTTACAAAATCTGACAAAAGTCGAACTGCAGCTTCTTAGCttccaaaaaaataatttataatatgacTGTtattttgacattatttttttttggttaattatgtttttagtcgccgaattttgattcaaaattgaaattcgtccctggtcgaaactttgataaattttggtctctaaactttaaaaatgaatgaatatagttcttttaacccaattttgttaactttatttttaggtttcgaacgcatttctcagtaaatattgagccgagaatgtgtcaaacggcgtaaacaactccaatattaacaCGAAACACATTTCACATGTTGAAAAAAATCaacgtaattgggttaaaaggactacattcattcatttttaagatttagggatcaaaatttatcaaagttttgaccaggaacgaatttcaatttttgacgaaagttcaagaactaaaaacatacttaaccctttttttttctaccatttgatattatcttttattattatttttttttattttttttaaatattaaagttaatttttgttaatattattttacttttatacaaATTGTGAAATGGTGATcaaatagtgttaaacatcatttttcttttataacgatgacaaaattcaataaatagaaGTGTCAGCTAAAGGCCAATACTCTATTGCCTATAccatctttctctttttcattaGCTTATAATGTTTTCTCGTGCATTATTGAAATAGTATTGGAGGTCATTacgtatagtttttttttttcctgatattttttttcgttGTTATTTACTTTATTGAATCTCTCTATTTTCAcgcaataaaaaaatcacacttctatttttactttcgatttttttattaaatttccgTTAAAAgcattctttcttttcttttcaatgttAGATGGTAGTCAATACTTCATATCGAATAAAGAAAGATATCTAGTCTTTAATGGTAAATATTTCTTTTAGCTTAAATATAAAGCTTTTATAAAATAGGTGCTTTTCATTTTCAGCacttctagtttttttttttattcctctATTACattacaatttttcatttttatatgaatattatataaCTAATTACTTGGGctaaacaaaattgataattcTAAACCATCTATGTTAATGTTAATATAATGTTGACATATATCTCGAAGAAGAtcttaagaaatataaattcatgTAATTCATCTatgttaaaatgaatattaaaaagtaaaaatattgattaaaatttggagaaatgaaaattcaaaaaaaataattacaaggACTGAAATCAAAATTCCCATTTttgtaagaattaaaataatattttcaaaatgtataatatatatatatatatatatatatatatatatatatatatatatataaaacttaatataatataaaaatcaaaagtCAAAATACGTTAATTTTAAGGAGACTTGACATATTTTcgaatctatttttttataactaataaGAGGCATAATGTCCTTCCCACCGGATTATtccattttttatgtaaaatagaattttttgttGCGACTTCATGGTCAAAGTAAATTGAATCCCATATCATAATTAACTGTACACgttaatctttataaaattgtaatccTTTGTATAGCTATTTTATTGGTATAATGTattcaaatacaaaccaaattTAAGCATAGATGAAACCATAATTTGTTGGTCAACAAAATTATAGATGAAATACAAACCGAGTTAAAAGAAATGGCTGCATATTATAGAGACATAAATTGATGTTATATCGATGCCTTTATCAttagaaaaattgtaaaagctAATGTTTGAGTATATGTAATACATCTATTATTCtttcaatttctaaatttaattactgACTATAATTTTAATCTCTAAACTTAATTCATTATCATATTTTAGTTCCTATATTAATCATTTATCAAGGatagttttttatttgacaTATGTTAAGTTTCAATTTCATGACTATGCTACTACAATAAAACCATACTCTTGTATTCCAAGGagctaaatattattattgaaaatgtaTACAACTAATTTAAGTAATGGTTTTACATGAACAGTATAATCAATCTCTACATATGTAATCTTTTCTGAAACTATTTTTTGAAGATCATTTCTCTAAATAAGGATTTTctaatgttttttcttaaataaaattaagtttgatGAAAATTCCATTTGCAACTTTGGGCCTTTTTACGTACCAAAAATAGTGAAGCGGTGACAACgtaaaattttctttcaaaaagaGGAGAACATTAgataaattttctataaattaaaattaatttatagaaaaatttcatatcaatttttctaaaagattaagataattttattcGCAACAAACTTATATCGTTTTctttattaacaaaaaagttCTTAAGCATacctttaaattaaaataatatacaaaaggtGAGAATAAAATAGAAGCACTAGATGCACGTGCGAATTAGGCTCTTCTGTAATTCCCCTCCTCGTTTAACAACGTTGAATGATTGAATTTGCCACATGTAGAATGTACGTTTATTATCAGAATATTCCAAATATTCTTTGATGCTAGACCAACCACTTCATTGTGGTATATATTTTATGTGGCTGAAGCAGCAGAAACTACAGAAAAGACCACTCACCTTATACGTCGATATATTATAGTCACAAAAAATCATTACTTGTTCACGCAATATTACTTGTCTTTTAtgattggaagaaaaaaaaaaacgagtcTCAGAAAGTAAACTCAATTTATTACTTCTGTAAAGAGAATGTGGAGTGATGAAAGAAATTagagaagaagataaaaacagaaaaagatgaaaagaagAGTGTTACTGTACTGTTGCtattattttgttcaaataCATGATTTAATAACCAATGAAAGCGATATATAATACAATTAGGTACAGCACACATGATGTAACAAaaagtgataatataatttgGTAGCAGCATGTTACATTATTATAATGCTGTGCTTTCGTTAATCACGTGAAGTTTAATTTAACATCAATTCATAACTACCATGAAGTGAATCCCACTCTGATTCCTTCGTTTAagacctatatatatatatatatatatatatatatgtaatttagcAAATTTGAAACAAGAAAAGGGGAGAATGATATTAGATGTGTGTGAAACATCAGAACagttttaaatatgaaatgaaaatgatGTTTGTGGAGTAAATAAATTGGCAAAACCTGTTGAATGCATAAAAAAGGGCACATGCAAGGTACCTTTcgttaaaaagttttttttctttgtgtaaGTCTAAAATGTGTACAAGTGCTAGAAACTTAGCATGAAAATTGCATCTAATGCCGACCACAGTAATAGGCTTTCAATTTTGTGTAGTTTGGAAGCAACTATCAATTATTGCTATTGCTATTGCTACTGCTAACGCAATTAGTTTACACATGAAAGCTTTGATGCAATCACCAAACCAACAAGAAAGAGATGTGACCAAAACATGTCAACATCTAAGAGAACAGAAAAAGATTGGCAACAGTGGTTGATATCAACCAGTGGCCAACCTCATATCTGGCTTTATCTAGTAGCATTCATAATTCTCCATTTTCCCATAAAAGACCTTTGCTTTTGCCTCTTCTTAAAGCCATCCTATTCCAAACACTTTCATTTTTGTCCAAAACTAACGTTTTCCCCATAACAAATACCAATGTTAAACAGCAAAATGTCACAAATCCAAAACGTGGAAATGATTGGTTGAGTTCTTCTCGTGATTTCAAGGTTCAGCAAGGGCAAATTGGTCATCAAGGGCACCAcatgattatataatatatcttaTCTACCATGTCTTCTAAAGGCTCAGCTGATTTTCCAAAGCTATCACCACTACTCGTCATGGATGCAGAACAAGTCTTGAACCTCTTTGATTCATGCTGGTTTGGGCCTCAAACTTCGAAGGAACGCACAAGTTCATCAACCCCGACAAATTCTCAAGAAAATTCAGATCATCAAATAAAAGAAGAACCATCAGAACCAATGCTTTTGCGCTTCCAAAGCACTCACAACAGGTCCATGAGCGACCAGTTGAGTTCCATGACATGTTTCAACGATGATTCTCTTTCCCCAGACTCGGTTTTCTCACCAAAACTTCTAACCATTCTCTCGGGAAAAGATGTCACGGACTCAGAAGCACAGGAGCATGAAGTGTTGCCTAAGAAGAgggaaaggaagaagaaaaggcaaaGCAAGAGTTTGTCAGACCTTGAATTTGAGGAGTTAAAAGGGTTCATGGATCTGGGGTTTGTTTTCTCAGAGGAAGATAAGGACTCAAGTTTGGCTTCGATCATTCCTGGCTTGCAAAGATTAGGAAAGAGTGACGAGGAAGAAGAGGATTGTGATGGGTCTGCAGTCCAAAGACCTTACCTCTCAGAAGCATGGAAGGTTCAAGAAAAAAGCAAGAAAGAGAACTCTCTCGTGAACTGGAAAATTCCTGCTCTGAACAATGAAATTGATATAAAAGATAGTCTCAGGTGGTGGGCTCATACTGTTGCTTCCACTGTTAGATGACGAAGTTGTGTAATTCCAGTTTTTCTTGTACtacatatttttcttgtatctgagaaattttgtttaactttttgCTATAGCAGctttttaaccttttttccGTCAGGAATTTCTGGAATTCAACATTGTAATTCAGACCAAAGGAGGGAAATGCATCTCAGCTTTTAAGATCACTGTAGGTCACAGACAATTTCTGTTGCAGTTGGTCCATCTCAAGTTTGGAATTTTGTACTTCAAATTTAAGACCACAAAGCTTGCACCGAACCAAATATCAGACTCTCCAACCA
This portion of the Vigna unguiculata cultivar IT97K-499-35 chromosome 6, ASM411807v1, whole genome shotgun sequence genome encodes:
- the LOC114187384 gene encoding uncharacterized protein LOC114187384, encoding MSSKGSADFPKLSPLLVMDAEQVLNLFDSCWFGPQTSKERTSSSTPTNSQENSDHQIKEEPSEPMLLRFQSTHNRSMSDQLSSMTCFNDDSLSPDSVFSPKLLTILSGKDVTDSEAQEHEVLPKKRERKKKRQSKSLSDLEFEELKGFMDLGFVFSEEDKDSSLASIIPGLQRLGKSDEEEEDCDGSAVQRPYLSEAWKVQEKSKKENSLVNWKIPALNNEIDIKDSLRWWAHTVASTVR